The Streptomyces halobius genomic interval ACGACGGCCGCGTCACCCACTCCGGCGGTCTGCGGCTGGGCGTGCTCACCCAGCACGACTCCCTCGACCCGGCCGCCACCATCCGGCACGAGGTCATCGGTGACCTCGCCGATCACGAGTGGGCCGGCAACGCCAAGATCCGTGATGTGCTGACGGGTCTCTTCGGGGATCTGCATCTGCCGGGGTTCACCCAGGGCCTGGACACCGTCATCGGGCCTCTTTCGGGTGGTGAGCGCCGCCGTATCGCCCTCGCCAAGCTGCTGATCGCCGAGCAGGACCTGATCGTGCTCGACGAGCCCACCAACCACCTCGACGTGGAGGGCATCTCCTGGCTGGCGCGGCATCTGCGGGCCCGCCGCTCGGCCCTGGTGGTCGTCACCCACGACCGGTGGTTCCTGGACCAGGTGTGTACGCGGATGTGGGACGTCCAGCGTGGTGCGGTGCATGAGTACGAGGGCGGCTACAGCGACTACGTCTTCGCGCGGGCCGAGCGGGAGCGGATCGCGGCCAGTGAGGAGGCCAAGCGGCAGAACCTGATGCGCAAGGAGCTGGCGTGGCTGCGGCGCGGCGCCCCGGCCCGTACCAGCAAGCCGCGGTTCCGTATCGAGGCCGCCAACGAACTGATCGCGGACGTCCCGCCGCCCCGGGACAGCGCGGAGCTGATGAAGTTCGCCGGTTCGCGGCTGGGGAAGACGGTCTTCGATCTGGAGGACGTCAGCGTCCAGGCCGGGCCGAAGGTGCTGCTCAAGCATCTGACCTGGCAGCTCGGGCCCGGCGACCGGGTCGGCCTGGTGGGGGTGAACGGCGCGGGCAAGACCTCGCTGCTGCGGGCACTGGCCGAGGCGGCCCGTACGGCCGGTGAGGCGCAGCCCGCGGGCGGCCGGATCGTCGTCGGCAGGACCGTCAAGCTGGCCTGTCTGTCGCAGGAGGTCGGCGAGCTCGACCCCGAGCTGCGGGTGCTGGAGGCCGTGCAGCGGGTGCGGGAGCGCGTCGACCTCGGCAAGGGGCGGGAGATGACCGCCGGGCAGCTCTGCGAGAAGTTCGGGTTCACGAAGGAGAAGCAGTGGACGCCGGTCGGTGATCTGTCGGGTGGTGAGCGCCGCCGTCTGCAGATCCTGCGGCTGCTGATGGACGAGCCGAATGTGCTGTTCCTGGACGAGCCGACCAACGATCTCGATATCGAGACGCTGACGCAGCTGGAGGATCTGCTCGACGGCTGGCCGGGCTCGCTGATCGTCATCAGCCACGACCGGTACTTCATCGAGCGGACGACGGACCGGGTGTTCGCGTTGCTGGGTGACGCGAGGCTGCGGATGCTGCCGCGCGGCCTGGACGAGTATCTGGAGCGCCGCCAGAAGGTCATCGAGGCCGCGACGCCGGCGCCGGCGCCGGCTGCGGCGCCCAAGAAGCCGGCGGCCGTCAACCGCGCGGCACAGAAGGAACTCCAGAAGATCGAGCGGCAGTTGGACAAGATCGGGGACAAGGAGAGCAAGCTCCACATCCAGATCGCCGAGCACGCCACGGACTTCGAGAAGGTCGCCGGGCTCGACGCCCAGCTGCGCGAACTGGCCGGTGAGCGGGACGCGCTGGAGATGCGGTGGCTGGAGCTGGCGGAGGACGCGTAGCAGGCGGACCCGCGGGCCCCTGCTGCCCGGTGGCGCCGACCGGTCCCGATCGGCAGCGTCAACCGGCCTCGAACGGCGGGCGTCATCCGACACCGAGCAGCAGCGTCAACCGGCCCCGAGCGGCGGGCGCTCACCGGCCCCGAACGGCGCCGCCGCCCGGCCCCAATGGGCGGCGCCAACCGGCCTCGAATGGCCGGGATTCCAGCATTCCGGGGGGCTTCTCCCCGGTAGGGGGCGCGCGCGACCGGCCGAGCGTGTAGCTTCCCGGGGACAAGGGGGCCCGGCGGGGGCCGGGGGCGGGGCCCGCCGGGGAACGAAGGGGTGGCTCGATGGGCGTGCGGCTCATGGTGGTCGACGATCACCGTCTGCTCGCCGAGGCGCTCGCCTCGGCCCTGAAGCTGCGGGGGCACCGGGTCCTGGCCGCCGCCGCGCCGAGTGCCGGGGCCGCGGATCTGGTGGTGAGCCGGGCGCCGGAGGTGTGCCTGATGGGGACGGCGGCGCCCGCGGAGCCGGGTGCGTTCGATCCGGTCGTACGGATCAAGAAGGAGCGGCCGCAGATCGCGGTGGTGGTGCTGGGACCGGTACCCAGCCCGCGCGGTATCGCCGCCGCCTTCGCGGCCGGGGCCTCCGGCTATGTCCGTAACGACGAGCGGATCGAGGGCGTGGAGCGGGCCATGCTGAAGGCGCGTGCGGGGGAGGCGGCCATCTCGCCGCAACTGCTGCGCGGGGCCTTCGAGGAGCTGCTGCATCCCGCGGCCAAGCCGGACGACGAGGGGGCGCGGCTGCTGGAGCTGCTGACCCCGCGCGAGGTCGAGGTGCTGATGCGGGTCGCGGAGGGCGAGGACACCCGGCTGATCGCGGCCGGTATGGCCATCGCGCCGAGCACCGCGCGGACGCATGTGCAGCGGGTACTGATGAAGCTGGAGGTGGGCTCCCGGCTGGAGGCCGCCGCGCTGGCGGCGCGTACCGGGCTGCTGGACCGGGCGGCCGACGGCGGCTGCGGGGGCGCGCGCGGCAGGGCGGCGATGGGGGCACCTCCCGGGCATGGGGGTCCCCCCGCGCGAGCGAAGCCGAGGGTGGGGGAGGAGTCGAGACTGGGGGAGGACGATACGGCCCCGCCGCACTCGTAAGCGCCCGTATGCCGCGCCCCCGTATGCCGCGCGGGTCGGCTCTCCGGCGGAACGGCCGTCACCTCGCCGCTCCCGACGGGCCGGTCCCGCCCCGGAGTTCGTCCACCGTCGGCGGTGCGGCCGGCCGCAGCTTCATCCACACCAGGAAGAACAGCCCGAGGGCGAGCATGCCCACGCCCGTCCACAGGTTGATGTTGATGTCCTGTGCCTTCTTGAGGTCCGCGTCGGTGGCCGTGATGCCGGCGATGGTGACGATCAGGCCGTAGACGACGAAGAGGCCGCCGATGATGCGCCGTACGTCGAAGAGCCGCGCGGCGCTCGCGGAGTCGCGTTCCAGTTCCTCGGCTTCGTGCTGGGAGTCGTAGTCGCTCATGGTGCGTTCCTCGGCGGTCTCAGAAGGAGAAGGGGACGTAGCAGACGGCGGCGAGCACGAGTGCGCCCCAGCCCAGCAGGGCCGGCTTGCGGTACCACGCGTCGTCGCCCTCGGCGGGCAGCTCCTCCATGCCGGGGACGGGGGTCCCCCCGGTCGAGCGGAGTCGAGACTGGGGGAGGGTGCCGTAGACCAGGCCCGCCAGCGATTCGACCGGCTTGGGCCTGGTGAACAGGGTGACGATCAGCATCACCAGCGCGCCGACGACGAACGCCACGATCGAGGAGACGAAGTTGGCGCCCTGCTCGGAGGGGATGGAGATGACGCCCTGCTGGTAGAGCCAGAAGTAGTTGATCAGCGCGGCGACGGTGCCGGACAGCAGGCCCCAGAATCCGGCCGCCGCGCTGGTCCGCTTCCAGAACATGCCGATGATGAAGACGACGAACAGGGGCACGTTGAAGAAGGAGAACAGCGTCTGGAGGTAGTTCATGATGTTGCTGAAGGACGAGGCGATGAAGGCCGTGCCCATGCCGATCAGCACGCCGACGGCGGTGACCACCCGACCGGTCATCAGGTAGTGGCTGTCCGGCCGGTCCTTCTTGAGGTACCCGGCCCAGATGTCGTTGGTGAACACCGTGTTGAACGCCGACACATTGGCGGCCATACCGGCCATGAACGCGGCGAGCAGACCCGTCACCGCGAGGCCCAGCACACCGTTGGGCAGCAGATCCCGCATCAGCACCGGAATCGCGTCGTTGTACTGCAGCCCGTCCGCGCCGGCCTTGCCCAGCGACGGCTCCATGACCAGCGCGATCAGGCCCGGCACCAGCACGACCATGGGAATGAGGATCTTGGGGAAGGCGGCGATCAGCGGGGTGCGCTTGGCCGCGCTGAGGTTCTTCGCGGACAGCGCGCGCTGCACCTCGGCGAAGTTCGTCGTCCAGTATCCGAAGCTCATCACGAAGCCCAGGCCGAGGACGATGGTCAGCCAGTTCGCGCCGAGCGGGTTGCCCTCGCCGATGCCGGTGCCCTTCCAGGCGGTCAGGAACGCGTCGCCGTGGGAGGAGGTCAGTGAGTCGGTCAGTCCGTCCCAGCCGCCGACCCGCTTGAGGCCGACGACGGTCAGCGGGATCAGTGCGGCCAGGATGACGAAGAACTGCAGCACCTCGTTGTAGATCGCCGAGGAGAGGCCGCCGATGGTGATGTACGCCAGGACGAAGAAGCCGGCGACGACGATCGCCACCCCCTGCGGCCAGCCCAGCAGCGCCTGCAGCACGATCGCCATCGCGTACAGGTTCACGCCGGCTATCAGCACCGACGAGACGGCGAAGATGATCGAGGACAGCAGGTGCGAGGCGGGCCCGAAGCGGTGCAGCAGGAACTCGGGTACGGAGCGGACCTTGGAGCCGTAGTAGAACGGCATCATCACCAGGCCGAGGAAGACCATCGCCGGGATGGCGCCGATCCAGTACCAGTGGACGGTGTACGCCCCGTACTGCGCGCCGTTGGCGGCCATCCCGAGGATTTCGGTGGCGCCGAGGTTGGCGGCGACGAAGGCGAGACCGGTGACCCAGGCGGGCAGTGACCGGCCGGAGAGAAAGAAGTCCAGGCTCGTCCGCACGCTCCGCCTGGCCGCGAACCCGATGCCGAGGACGACGATGAAGTAGATGGCCAGGATGGTGTAGTCGAGTCCGTTGGTGGGGAGCCGGAGGCCGTCAGCCACGGTGATCATGATCAACCCGCTTCTTTGCGCGATCTGAACGCACAGAAAGCTACGCGCGGATGTTCAGAAACTGAACACTTTTGTTGTTTCGAATTGTTGGATCGCGGTCGACCGGGGTGTCGTGTCAGGACATATCCCACGCGGGGCGGCGCAGCTTCCGGGCGGGACGGGCCGTCGGGCCCCGCGTTGACGCGACTGTTCGATTGTGCTTCATTGTGTTTGCTTATGTTCGGTCGGGGTGGGTGAGGAGCTCCAGTGAAGAAGACCACGACGCGGCTCGCCGACGGCCGGGAGCTGATCTACTACGACGCGCGGGGCGACGTCGTACGCGATGCCGTCGACCGGCGCCCCCTCGATCGCGTCGCCACCGCCTCCGAGATCCGCCACGACCGTCTCCTCGGCGACTGCGTCGCCATCGCCTCGCACCGCCAGGGCCGTACGTACCACCCGCCGGCCGACGCCTGCCCGCTGTGCCCCTCCCGCGACGGCCGGCTCTCCGAGATCCCCGCCGCCGACTACGACG includes:
- a CDS encoding ABC-F family ATP-binding cassette domain-containing protein, with translation MATNLVNLEAVGKVYGTRALLDGVSLGVNEGDRIGVVGRNGDGKTTLIRILAKLEDADDGRVTHSGGLRLGVLTQHDSLDPAATIRHEVIGDLADHEWAGNAKIRDVLTGLFGDLHLPGFTQGLDTVIGPLSGGERRRIALAKLLIAEQDLIVLDEPTNHLDVEGISWLARHLRARRSALVVVTHDRWFLDQVCTRMWDVQRGAVHEYEGGYSDYVFARAERERIAASEEAKRQNLMRKELAWLRRGAPARTSKPRFRIEAANELIADVPPPRDSAELMKFAGSRLGKTVFDLEDVSVQAGPKVLLKHLTWQLGPGDRVGLVGVNGAGKTSLLRALAEAARTAGEAQPAGGRIVVGRTVKLACLSQEVGELDPELRVLEAVQRVRERVDLGKGREMTAGQLCEKFGFTKEKQWTPVGDLSGGERRRLQILRLLMDEPNVLFLDEPTNDLDIETLTQLEDLLDGWPGSLIVISHDRYFIERTTDRVFALLGDARLRMLPRGLDEYLERRQKVIEAATPAPAPAAAPKKPAAVNRAAQKELQKIERQLDKIGDKESKLHIQIAEHATDFEKVAGLDAQLRELAGERDALEMRWLELAEDA
- a CDS encoding sodium:solute symporter family protein produces the protein MITVADGLRLPTNGLDYTILAIYFIVVLGIGFAARRSVRTSLDFFLSGRSLPAWVTGLAFVAANLGATEILGMAANGAQYGAYTVHWYWIGAIPAMVFLGLVMMPFYYGSKVRSVPEFLLHRFGPASHLLSSIIFAVSSVLIAGVNLYAMAIVLQALLGWPQGVAIVVAGFFVLAYITIGGLSSAIYNEVLQFFVILAALIPLTVVGLKRVGGWDGLTDSLTSSHGDAFLTAWKGTGIGEGNPLGANWLTIVLGLGFVMSFGYWTTNFAEVQRALSAKNLSAAKRTPLIAAFPKILIPMVVLVPGLIALVMEPSLGKAGADGLQYNDAIPVLMRDLLPNGVLGLAVTGLLAAFMAGMAANVSAFNTVFTNDIWAGYLKKDRPDSHYLMTGRVVTAVGVLIGMGTAFIASSFSNIMNYLQTLFSFFNVPLFVVFIIGMFWKRTSAAAGFWGLLSGTVAALINYFWLYQQGVISIPSEQGANFVSSIVAFVVGALVMLIVTLFTRPKPVESLAGLVYGTLPQSRLRSTGGTPVPGMEELPAEGDDAWYRKPALLGWGALVLAAVCYVPFSF
- a CDS encoding response regulator transcription factor is translated as MGVRLMVVDDHRLLAEALASALKLRGHRVLAAAAPSAGAADLVVSRAPEVCLMGTAAPAEPGAFDPVVRIKKERPQIAVVVLGPVPSPRGIAAAFAAGASGYVRNDERIEGVERAMLKARAGEAAISPQLLRGAFEELLHPAAKPDDEGARLLELLTPREVEVLMRVAEGEDTRLIAAGMAIAPSTARTHVQRVLMKLEVGSRLEAAALAARTGLLDRAADGGCGGARGRAAMGAPPGHGGPPARAKPRVGEESRLGEDDTAPPHS